In a single window of the Hyalangium gracile genome:
- a CDS encoding QcrA and Rieske domain-containing protein: protein MSEPSTTPPTRRSFLSALTVLLGGAITALASIPVLGSLFSPLRAAPATGAADAPIPVGTVSEFPVGVPRRVELIRSVTDAWSRSDATTVGAAWVTRNADDTFTAFSTICPHLGCGVNLDKQRNIFACPCHTSAFGLDGKFQTGPAPRGLDPLQVEVRGKEVLIHYKRFKQGTPERETV, encoded by the coding sequence ATGTCCGAGCCCTCCACTACTCCCCCGACCCGCCGAAGCTTCCTGAGTGCCCTGACCGTGCTGCTGGGAGGCGCCATCACGGCGCTCGCCTCCATCCCCGTGCTGGGCAGCCTCTTCTCTCCCCTGCGCGCCGCGCCCGCCACCGGCGCCGCCGACGCGCCCATCCCCGTGGGCACCGTCTCCGAGTTCCCCGTGGGCGTGCCCCGCCGCGTGGAGCTGATCCGCTCCGTCACGGATGCCTGGAGCCGCTCGGACGCCACCACCGTGGGCGCCGCCTGGGTGACGCGCAACGCGGATGACACCTTCACCGCGTTCTCCACCATCTGCCCGCACCTGGGCTGCGGCGTGAACCTGGACAAGCAGCGCAACATCTTCGCCTGCCCCTGCCACACCTCCGCCTTCGGACTGGACGGGAAGTTCCAGACGGGCCCCGCGCCGCGCGGCCTGGATCCGCTGCAGGTGGAGGTGCGCGGCAAGGAGGTGCTCATCCACTACAAGCGCTTCAAGCAGGGCACCCCCGAGCGCGAGACGGTGTGA
- a CDS encoding CotH kinase family protein, with amino-acid sequence MAGRVRFWGGALLMASCVLALRCSPSSSGGAEGSGEKPSIPLPPILIPPLPEPPASPGDGGTPLPDAGTPEGPRATRCEPEGGARRWLLEGETLTVTLRCAKGLAGPDLRFAVSPLPAGASMDEATGTFRWTPGKDQAALWTLTLTERSTGETGTLEVGVVDNWQAPGNVPVVDPAKYPEEYGLPVFHLFFEGQLTAGGYRPAQLVYRGHRYTMEAKYRGATSSVFPKRSFTFKFAEDELFDEPTQAGGRFVKRRRVVLITPFNDNSYIRPRLAFDLWNRMSPDHIQLETFSAVVYRNGSYWGVFTAADHVDDDLMERHGLSKKGDLFKAVDADANFARVDSEGLPKTTLHQGFEKSEGKPPEGWPHAFDGLDALTAFVADSTSLTFREQRGQLMDVQDYEDWWIFNTLIHGTDSSAKNAYHFQAREPSRPTRFIPWDLDASFGQGWDTRRHPSGALPDFASDNLLFARMLQDPLISGPMRERYRQLLQGPLSKAEVLELIDGYVREFDASARRDEARWGQQYRTFERWADRTDFTTYAEEVEYIRRWVDQRWDLLERRLP; translated from the coding sequence ATGGCGGGTCGGGTGAGGTTCTGGGGCGGGGCCCTGTTGATGGCCTCCTGTGTGTTGGCGCTGCGGTGCAGTCCCTCGTCATCGGGTGGAGCGGAAGGCAGTGGCGAGAAGCCCTCCATTCCGCTGCCTCCCATCCTGATTCCTCCGCTGCCCGAGCCGCCCGCTTCTCCGGGGGACGGTGGCACGCCCCTGCCGGATGCGGGCACTCCCGAGGGGCCACGCGCCACCCGCTGTGAGCCGGAGGGCGGGGCGCGCCGCTGGCTGCTCGAAGGCGAGACGCTGACCGTCACGCTGCGCTGCGCGAAGGGGCTCGCGGGGCCGGACTTGCGCTTCGCGGTGTCTCCGCTGCCCGCCGGGGCCAGCATGGACGAGGCGACGGGCACCTTCCGCTGGACGCCGGGCAAGGACCAGGCGGCCCTCTGGACCTTGACGCTCACCGAGCGCTCCACGGGAGAGACGGGGACGCTCGAGGTAGGCGTGGTGGACAACTGGCAGGCCCCGGGCAACGTGCCCGTCGTGGACCCGGCCAAGTACCCCGAGGAGTACGGGCTGCCCGTCTTCCACCTCTTCTTCGAGGGGCAGCTCACCGCGGGCGGCTATCGCCCGGCGCAGCTCGTCTACCGCGGGCACCGCTACACGATGGAGGCGAAGTACCGGGGTGCCACCTCCAGCGTGTTCCCCAAGCGCAGCTTCACCTTCAAGTTCGCGGAGGATGAGCTCTTCGACGAGCCCACCCAGGCAGGGGGCCGCTTCGTGAAGCGGCGTCGGGTGGTGCTCATCACCCCGTTCAACGACAACTCGTACATCCGGCCACGGCTCGCCTTCGACTTGTGGAACCGCATGTCGCCGGACCACATCCAGCTCGAGACGTTCAGCGCGGTGGTCTACCGCAACGGGAGCTACTGGGGCGTCTTCACCGCCGCCGACCACGTCGATGACGACCTGATGGAGCGCCACGGCCTGTCCAAGAAGGGAGACCTCTTCAAGGCGGTGGACGCCGACGCGAACTTCGCGCGGGTCGACTCGGAGGGCCTGCCGAAGACGACGCTGCACCAGGGCTTCGAGAAGAGCGAGGGCAAGCCTCCCGAGGGCTGGCCGCATGCCTTCGACGGGCTGGATGCGCTCACGGCCTTCGTGGCGGACTCCACGAGCCTCACGTTCCGCGAGCAGCGCGGCCAGCTCATGGACGTCCAGGACTACGAGGACTGGTGGATCTTCAATACGCTCATCCACGGCACGGACTCGAGCGCGAAGAACGCCTACCACTTCCAGGCCCGCGAGCCGAGCCGCCCCACCCGCTTCATCCCGTGGGACCTCGACGCCAGCTTCGGCCAGGGCTGGGACACCCGGCGGCACCCGTCCGGTGCCCTGCCGGACTTCGCGAGCGACAACCTGCTCTTCGCTCGCATGCTGCAGGATCCGCTCATCTCCGGACCCATGCGCGAGCGCTACCGCCAGCTGCTGCAGGGCCCGCTGTCCAAGGCGGAGGTCCTCGAGCTCATCGACGGGTACGTGCGCGAGTTCGACGCCTCCGCCCGCCGCGACGAGGCCCGCTGGGGGCAGCAGTACCGCACCTTCGAGCGCTGGGCCGACCGCACCGACTTCACCACCTACGCCGAGGAGGTGGAGTACATCCGCCGGTGGGTGGACCAGCGCTGGGACCTGCTCGAGCGCCGGCTGCCTTGA
- a CDS encoding double zinc ribbon domain-containing protein has protein sequence MAMIQFTRNYTDRSNDQGFQFEFYCDKCNNGHMSAFEGSALGLASSFLKAAGSFFGGALSRAAYAGDHVKDALRGKAWDDAYGNAVEEAKRHFKNCTRCGKWVCPQSCWNESRGLCEDCAPNLAEEAAHIQAKVSVEQAWDKARKVDQVEGLDMKAQRMVACPHCNARVEGGKFCAECGKPLSAKANCGKCGAEMVARAKFCPDCGTPRNA, from the coding sequence ATGGCAATGATCCAGTTCACCCGCAACTACACGGACCGGTCCAATGATCAGGGGTTCCAGTTCGAGTTCTACTGCGACAAGTGCAACAACGGGCACATGTCCGCCTTCGAGGGGAGCGCGCTCGGGCTGGCCTCCAGCTTCCTGAAGGCCGCGGGCTCCTTCTTCGGTGGAGCGCTGTCGCGCGCCGCCTACGCGGGTGACCACGTGAAGGACGCGCTGCGCGGCAAGGCGTGGGACGACGCGTACGGCAATGCGGTGGAGGAGGCCAAGCGCCACTTCAAGAACTGCACCCGCTGCGGCAAGTGGGTGTGCCCGCAGTCGTGCTGGAACGAGTCTCGCGGGCTGTGCGAGGACTGCGCGCCCAACCTCGCCGAGGAGGCCGCCCACATCCAGGCCAAGGTCTCCGTGGAGCAGGCCTGGGACAAGGCTCGCAAGGTGGACCAGGTGGAGGGCCTGGACATGAAGGCCCAGCGGATGGTGGCCTGCCCCCACTGCAACGCGCGCGTCGAAGGCGGGAAGTTCTGCGCCGAGTGCGGCAAGCCCCTGTCTGCCAAGGCCAACTGTGGCAAATGCGGCGCCGAGATGGTCGCCAGGGCGAAGTTCTGTCCGGACTGCGGTACTCCCCGGAACGCCTGA
- a CDS encoding DUF5011 domain-containing protein produces MNVRRIPAPAVGLVQALLLAVVWSCGPTAEPVATPPPAQAKLLSAGGGPVILGGDDLTDHGSRTSSGELLEGWFYIRRALESLKTEVKRPNDGSVAVLGSATEKEEFCCNAGTAYVYAATAADLNPYFYDGPYEIEQFFKDLKAGTVQPAILVMVGTGAVNDLDPAEAAVLTEHALEIADFVNSGGGLLSHGSGPDAYGWLQALIPGIVESESAGCDVFTLELTPAGQAAFPGLTNWDIQAGPCHSSFSGDLGGLQVLAADGMQRNIILGGASAQLPGIISLAPATVTYVVGSVSSHTVTATVRDGDLQPIAGATVTFQVGAGPNEGHSGTAVSNAAGEASFTYPANGETGTDLITASFVDPTGTTQTAPTVEAIWVAPPNLPPVARCRNVTANADATCGATASVNNGSSDPDGDAITCVQTPGGPYGRGAQQVTLTCADAHGLSSSCTATVTVVDALAPTLTCPAPIVAECTDNLQARVLIPAATMVDNCEGQSTLAGGPSSRPLGDSTVTFQGTDASGNRGTCTVPVKVVDTQAPTLALVGPSELVVGCGGSLTDGVVAADACGGDVSSRVQVVGGAPSLPGTYEVSYKVTDLAGNTAQGLTRTVTVQASSGAPSVVLNGNSTMQLECGVDTWVDPSATATNGCGAPLQVHKFNSGDDDGDGVPGSEDPDDYGPGPNTSVVGTYSVQYMAWDEQWNISSAIRTVNVSDTRAPTLTLNGPSRVTHKCGSGNFVDPGATASDLCYGDLTQSVSRSGWVNAWAAGTYTVTYSVQDSSGNSAPSLTRTVDVVNCPW; encoded by the coding sequence ATGAATGTTCGTCGAATCCCTGCGCCTGCTGTCGGGCTGGTGCAGGCGCTGTTGCTGGCAGTGGTGTGGAGCTGTGGTCCCACGGCGGAGCCGGTCGCGACTCCACCTCCCGCGCAGGCGAAGCTGCTGAGCGCCGGCGGCGGGCCCGTCATTCTCGGAGGCGATGACCTCACCGATCACGGCTCGCGGACGAGCAGCGGAGAGCTGCTCGAAGGGTGGTTCTACATCCGCAGGGCGCTGGAGAGCCTGAAGACCGAGGTGAAGCGGCCCAACGATGGGAGCGTGGCCGTGCTGGGCTCCGCGACCGAGAAGGAGGAGTTCTGCTGCAACGCGGGAACGGCCTACGTCTACGCCGCCACCGCCGCGGACCTCAACCCGTACTTCTATGACGGGCCCTACGAGATCGAGCAGTTCTTCAAGGACCTGAAGGCCGGAACGGTGCAGCCCGCCATCCTCGTCATGGTGGGGACCGGGGCGGTGAATGATCTGGACCCGGCGGAGGCGGCGGTGCTCACCGAGCACGCGCTGGAGATCGCCGACTTCGTGAACTCCGGAGGCGGGCTGCTCTCCCACGGCTCCGGGCCGGACGCGTATGGGTGGCTCCAGGCGCTCATCCCCGGCATCGTCGAGTCCGAGAGCGCGGGCTGCGACGTCTTCACGCTGGAGCTGACTCCGGCGGGCCAGGCCGCGTTCCCAGGGCTGACGAACTGGGACATCCAGGCCGGCCCGTGCCACAGCAGCTTCTCGGGAGACCTGGGCGGGCTCCAGGTGCTGGCCGCCGACGGCATGCAGCGCAACATCATCCTCGGCGGCGCGTCGGCCCAGCTGCCGGGGATCATCTCCCTGGCTCCGGCCACCGTCACCTATGTGGTGGGAAGCGTGAGCTCGCACACCGTGACGGCGACCGTGCGCGATGGGGACCTCCAGCCCATCGCGGGCGCCACCGTCACCTTCCAGGTGGGCGCGGGCCCGAACGAGGGCCACAGCGGCACGGCGGTCTCGAATGCCGCGGGTGAGGCCTCCTTCACGTACCCGGCGAATGGCGAGACGGGGACGGACCTCATCACCGCCAGCTTCGTGGACCCGACGGGCACCACGCAGACGGCTCCCACGGTCGAGGCCATCTGGGTGGCGCCTCCCAACCTTCCGCCGGTGGCGCGCTGCCGCAACGTGACGGCGAACGCGGACGCGACGTGCGGCGCCACGGCCTCGGTGAACAACGGCTCGAGCGATCCGGATGGAGATGCCATCACCTGCGTGCAGACGCCGGGCGGCCCGTATGGGCGGGGCGCGCAGCAGGTGACGCTCACGTGCGCGGACGCGCATGGGCTCTCGTCCTCGTGCACTGCCACGGTGACGGTGGTGGATGCGCTGGCGCCGACGCTCACCTGCCCGGCCCCGATCGTGGCCGAGTGCACCGACAATCTCCAGGCGAGGGTGCTCATCCCGGCGGCCACGATGGTGGACAACTGCGAGGGGCAGTCCACGCTGGCCGGCGGACCGTCCTCCCGCCCGCTGGGGGACAGCACGGTGACGTTCCAGGGCACGGACGCCTCGGGCAACCGGGGAACGTGCACCGTGCCGGTGAAGGTGGTGGACACGCAGGCGCCGACGCTGGCGCTCGTGGGCCCCAGCGAGCTGGTCGTCGGCTGCGGCGGCTCGCTCACCGATGGCGTGGTGGCCGCTGACGCCTGCGGAGGCGACGTCTCGAGCCGCGTGCAGGTGGTGGGCGGCGCGCCGAGCCTGCCGGGCACGTACGAGGTGAGCTACAAGGTGACGGACCTGGCGGGCAACACCGCGCAGGGGCTGACGCGCACGGTGACGGTGCAGGCGTCGAGCGGGGCGCCGAGCGTCGTGCTCAACGGCAACAGCACCATGCAGCTGGAGTGCGGCGTGGACACCTGGGTGGACCCGAGCGCGACGGCCACCAACGGCTGTGGCGCCCCCCTGCAGGTGCACAAGTTCAACTCCGGGGATGACGACGGGGACGGCGTGCCGGGCAGCGAGGATCCGGACGACTACGGCCCGGGCCCCAACACGTCCGTCGTGGGCACCTACTCGGTGCAGTACATGGCCTGGGATGAGCAGTGGAACATCTCCAGCGCCATCCGCACGGTGAATGTGTCCGACACGCGCGCCCCGACGCTGACGCTCAACGGTCCGTCGCGGGTGACGCACAAGTGCGGCAGCGGCAACTTCGTGGATCCGGGCGCCACCGCCTCGGACCTGTGCTACGGCGACCTCACGCAGTCGGTGTCGCGCTCGGGCTGGGTGAACGCGTGGGCCGCCGGGACGTACACGGTGACCTACTCCGTGCAGGACTCGTCCGGCAACAGCGC